One genomic window of Halovivax cerinus includes the following:
- a CDS encoding heme-binding protein: MDRRTPPDTAEGWYMLHDFRTVDWDAWREAPDRRRDRAITEGVEYLRAAESVADADEGASTTVAVLGHEADLCLIHLRPTLADLDALERRFETTEFAAFTEHSDSYVSVTEASGYGGASDYFDPDADADPGMKRYIESRLYPTIPDADYVSFYPMDKRRDPPEYNWYDTPFDERAEHVSSHGEIGKTYAGKVRQIISGSAGLDDHEWGVTLFADDPTDIKDLLYEMRFDPSSSKYAAFGRFRLGRQFDPTNLGAFLAGQSLTGEPDAGDGHPHASGTGREHGGEANGYPHGEAPDDHHGDGHGHDGAHGDSAHGHDDAHGDGHGHGGHHHDDESGAPGDVRSELEDLGVYAGQPHGEDVHAVVLYSAADPDELFSEVDGLRTNFDHYDTHVRTVVYQPTEVAGDDAESAVASLWETESAAETAAGFLADLPDVVRQAGDGAPAGADGERDDRPASDDSWGTMGMFYTVKPEHRSDFVGTFADVGEALSGMDGHRKTDLLANREDENDMFIASRWDSREDAMAFFRSDDFAETVEYGRDILEERPRHVFLA; the protein is encoded by the coding sequence ATGGACCGACGGACGCCACCGGACACCGCGGAGGGCTGGTACATGCTCCACGACTTTCGGACGGTCGACTGGGACGCCTGGCGTGAGGCGCCGGACCGACGGCGCGATCGGGCGATCACGGAGGGCGTCGAGTACCTTCGGGCGGCCGAGTCGGTTGCCGACGCCGACGAGGGCGCCTCGACGACCGTTGCGGTACTCGGCCACGAGGCGGACCTGTGTCTGATCCACCTTCGACCGACACTCGCAGACCTGGACGCGCTCGAACGGCGATTCGAAACCACCGAATTCGCGGCGTTCACCGAGCACAGCGACTCGTACGTCTCGGTGACGGAAGCCTCGGGCTACGGCGGCGCGAGCGACTACTTCGACCCGGACGCCGACGCCGACCCCGGGATGAAACGGTACATCGAATCGCGGCTCTATCCCACCATCCCCGACGCCGACTACGTCAGCTTCTACCCGATGGACAAGCGCCGCGATCCCCCCGAGTACAACTGGTACGATACGCCGTTCGACGAGCGCGCCGAGCACGTCTCGAGCCACGGCGAGATCGGCAAGACCTACGCCGGCAAGGTTCGCCAGATCATCTCCGGCAGCGCCGGCCTCGACGACCACGAGTGGGGCGTCACCCTCTTCGCCGACGACCCGACGGACATCAAGGATCTGCTCTACGAGATGCGCTTCGACCCCTCCAGTTCGAAGTACGCCGCGTTCGGCCGCTTCCGCCTCGGTCGCCAGTTCGATCCCACGAATCTGGGCGCGTTCTTGGCCGGCCAGTCGCTCACCGGGGAGCCGGACGCCGGTGACGGGCACCCGCACGCGTCCGGGACCGGCCGCGAACACGGCGGCGAGGCGAACGGCTACCCACACGGGGAGGCCCCGGATGACCACCACGGCGACGGACACGGACACGACGGCGCGCACGGCGACTCGGCGCACGGACACGACGATGCCCACGGCGACGGACACGGACACGGTGGCCATCACCACGACGACGAGTCCGGCGCCCCCGGGGACGTCCGGAGCGAACTCGAGGACCTCGGCGTCTACGCCGGCCAGCCCCACGGCGAGGACGTCCACGCGGTCGTCCTCTACTCCGCGGCCGATCCCGACGAACTCTTCTCCGAAGTCGACGGTCTCCGCACGAACTTCGACCACTACGACACGCACGTGAGAACGGTCGTCTACCAGCCCACCGAGGTCGCTGGCGACGACGCCGAATCGGCGGTCGCCAGCCTCTGGGAGACCGAGAGCGCCGCGGAGACGGCGGCCGGGTTCCTCGCGGACCTGCCCGACGTCGTCCGTCAGGCAGGGGACGGGGCGCCCGCTGGCGCCGATGGCGAGCGGGACGACCGTCCCGCGAGCGACGACTCGTGGGGGACGATGGGCATGTTCTACACCGTGAAGCCGGAACACCGATCGGACTTCGTCGGCACCTTCGCCGACGTCGGCGAGGCGCTTTCGGGCATGGATGGCCACCGCAAGACGGACCTCCTCGCCAATCGCGAGGACGAGAACGACATGTTCATCGCCAGCCGCTGGGATTCCCGCGAGGACGCGATGGCGTTCTTCCGGAGCGACGACTTCGCCGAGACCGTCGAGTACGGCCGGGACATCTTGGAAGAGCGGCCGCGGCACGTCTTCCTGGCCTGA
- a CDS encoding PadR family transcriptional regulator has protein sequence MRKSGPPKGLIAYLVLELLEEKPRYGYEILKEIKDLSGGHWEPSYGSVYPILYKFEEKGWAERIEREDEPDRKYFQLTDAGADELADRREETAGNAREFVDVILGFYHVYAVIATDERFTVPELEETWHFDEDFSRWIVEQVARHHEHYFDADFDRLAETPEEFYESHGIDDE, from the coding sequence ATGCGGAAAAGTGGACCACCGAAAGGGCTCATCGCCTATCTCGTACTCGAGCTACTCGAAGAGAAACCGCGGTACGGGTACGAGATCCTAAAGGAGATCAAGGACCTGAGCGGTGGCCACTGGGAACCGTCCTACGGCTCCGTCTACCCGATCCTCTACAAGTTCGAGGAGAAAGGGTGGGCCGAACGGATCGAACGCGAGGACGAACCGGACCGAAAGTACTTCCAGCTCACCGACGCGGGCGCCGACGAACTGGCAGATCGACGCGAGGAAACCGCGGGGAACGCCCGCGAATTCGTCGACGTCATCCTCGGCTTCTACCACGTCTACGCGGTCATCGCGACCGACGAACGCTTTACCGTCCCCGAACTCGAAGAGACCTGGCACTTCGACGAGGACTTCAGCCGCTGGATCGTCGAACAGGTCGCCCGCCACCACGAGCACTACTTCGACGCAGACTTCGACCGGCTCGCTGAGACGCCCGAGGAGTTCTACGAGTCACACGGCATCGACGACGAGTGA